Proteins encoded by one window of Dietzia sp. B32:
- a CDS encoding acyl-CoA synthetase, whose translation MSAPTPSVPADAGILDPRTGEHVTSVYRIAEADPDRVAVIEAAGRQVTFGQLADAAHGYARGLQALGLETGDCIVLLAPNSIEFLEVYYAAMEIGLYVAPANWHLTGPEVAYILENSGSTVFIADTRFADVASAAAEEAGLDPARCYAVGEVPGFRPLSELRAPAAGEDPLPSSRTLGGPMLYTSGTTGRPKGVRRPLTGGSPDQVTVPNYYFFAGFNIQAPDNVHICGSPLYHTAVLNFVTISLNLGQAVVLMDKWTPEEMLRLIDAHGVTQSHMVPTQFSRLLELPEDVRAKYEVSSLRTIVHGAAPCPKHVKQAMLDWWGPVLTEYYAGTEGGGCTITGEEWLRKPGSVGRPWKTTTLKILDDDGGELPTGEIGNVYLQMHGSKFEYHQDKEKTAKTYVGELFTMGDIGYVDSDGYLFLCDRKNDMIISGGVNIYPAEIESEMTRHEAVRDAAVFGIPHKDWGEEVKAVIELAEGFTESDDLKAQILDDLSGRLAKFKMPRSIDVVDELPRQANGKLMKRTLKEPYWADAQ comes from the coding sequence ATGAGTGCACCCACGCCTTCCGTCCCCGCCGACGCCGGAATCCTGGATCCGCGGACCGGCGAGCACGTGACCAGTGTCTACCGGATCGCCGAGGCCGACCCGGACCGTGTCGCGGTGATCGAGGCTGCCGGTCGTCAGGTCACCTTCGGCCAGCTCGCCGACGCCGCCCACGGGTACGCGCGGGGCTTGCAGGCACTCGGGCTGGAGACCGGCGACTGCATCGTCCTGCTCGCCCCCAACAGCATCGAGTTCCTCGAGGTCTACTACGCGGCCATGGAGATCGGGCTCTACGTGGCCCCGGCGAACTGGCACCTGACCGGCCCCGAGGTGGCGTACATCCTCGAGAACTCGGGATCGACGGTGTTCATCGCGGACACGCGGTTCGCCGACGTCGCGAGCGCCGCCGCCGAGGAGGCCGGGCTCGACCCCGCCCGCTGCTACGCCGTCGGTGAGGTCCCCGGATTCCGTCCGCTGTCCGAGCTCAGGGCCCCGGCTGCGGGGGAGGACCCCTTGCCGTCGTCGCGGACCCTCGGCGGCCCCATGCTGTACACCTCCGGCACCACCGGCCGCCCCAAGGGCGTGCGGCGCCCCCTCACCGGCGGCTCGCCGGATCAGGTGACGGTCCCCAATTACTACTTTTTCGCCGGCTTCAACATCCAGGCGCCGGACAACGTGCACATCTGCGGTTCGCCGCTCTACCACACGGCCGTGCTCAACTTCGTCACCATCTCGCTCAATCTGGGCCAGGCGGTGGTGCTCATGGACAAGTGGACGCCCGAGGAGATGCTGCGCCTCATCGACGCCCACGGCGTCACCCAGTCGCACATGGTGCCGACCCAGTTCTCGCGTCTGCTGGAGCTGCCGGAGGACGTGCGCGCGAAGTACGAAGTGTCGAGCCTGCGCACGATCGTCCACGGTGCAGCGCCGTGCCCCAAGCACGTCAAGCAGGCCATGCTCGACTGGTGGGGCCCCGTACTCACCGAGTACTACGCCGGCACCGAGGGTGGCGGCTGCACCATCACCGGCGAGGAATGGCTGCGCAAGCCCGGCAGCGTGGGCCGGCCGTGGAAGACCACCACCCTGAAGATCCTCGACGACGACGGGGGTGAGCTGCCCACCGGCGAGATCGGCAACGTGTACCTGCAGATGCACGGGTCGAAGTTCGAGTACCACCAGGACAAGGAGAAGACCGCGAAGACCTACGTGGGCGAGCTGTTCACGATGGGCGACATCGGGTACGTCGATTCCGACGGTTACCTGTTCCTGTGTGATCGCAAGAACGACATGATCATCTCCGGTGGCGTGAACATCTACCCGGCGGAGATCGAGTCCGAGATGACCCGCCACGAGGCGGTCCGCGACGCCGCCGTGTTCGGTATCCCGCACAAGGACTGGGGTGAGGAGGTCAAGGCCGTCATCGAGCTCGCCGAGGGATTCACCGAATCCGACGACCTCAAGGCGCAGATCCTCGACGACCTGTCGGGACGGCTGGCCAAGTTCAAGATGCCGCGGTCGATCGACGTGGTGGACGAGCTGCCCCGCCAGGCCAACGGCAAGCTCATGAAGCGCACCCTCAAGGAGCCCTACTGGGCGGACGCCCAGTAA
- a CDS encoding thiolase domain-containing protein has translation MTPNAPRDVAVVGFAHARHTESTFGTTNGVEMLAPVFAECYRQTGLERTDIEFWCSGSSDYLAGRAFSFISAVDSIGAVPPISESHVEMDAAWAFFEAYLKIASGQADTALVYGFGKASASTDLDSALALQLDPYTVAPLWPGRHHVAALQARAGIDAGRWSEAEMAAVAARATGHDEKDLLAEPYVADPLRRHDCPPVTDGAGAIILASADRARELVDTPAYITGMEHIADSAEFGARDLTDSPSARAAAVRATGSSGDRPDLGGVSVAELHTQYTHQELLLRGALGISDDVAVTPSGGSLLADPLFSAGLERIGYAAHSIWEGRSERALAHATSGHLLQQNLICLLEGRTA, from the coding sequence GTGACCCCCAACGCACCCCGGGACGTGGCCGTCGTCGGATTCGCCCACGCCCGCCACACCGAGTCCACCTTCGGCACCACCAACGGTGTCGAGATGCTGGCCCCCGTCTTCGCCGAGTGCTACCGGCAGACCGGTCTGGAGCGCACCGACATCGAGTTCTGGTGCTCCGGCTCCTCCGACTACCTCGCCGGCCGCGCCTTCTCGTTCATCTCCGCGGTCGACTCGATCGGCGCGGTCCCGCCGATCTCCGAGTCGCACGTCGAGATGGACGCCGCCTGGGCGTTCTTCGAGGCCTATCTCAAGATCGCCTCCGGACAGGCCGACACCGCCCTGGTCTACGGGTTCGGCAAGGCCTCCGCCAGCACCGACCTCGACTCCGCCCTGGCGCTGCAGCTCGACCCGTACACGGTCGCCCCGCTGTGGCCCGGCCGGCACCACGTCGCCGCCCTGCAGGCCCGCGCCGGCATCGACGCCGGCCGCTGGTCCGAGGCGGAGATGGCCGCGGTCGCCGCCCGCGCGACCGGCCACGACGAGAAGGACCTGCTCGCCGAGCCGTACGTGGCCGACCCGCTGCGTCGGCACGACTGCCCGCCCGTCACCGACGGCGCCGGCGCGATCATCCTCGCCTCCGCCGATCGCGCCCGCGAGCTGGTCGACACCCCGGCGTACATCACCGGGATGGAGCACATCGCCGACTCCGCCGAGTTCGGCGCGCGCGACCTCACCGACTCCCCGTCCGCCCGCGCCGCCGCCGTCCGCGCGACCGGCTCGTCCGGGGACCGCCCCGACCTCGGCGGTGTCTCGGTGGCCGAGCTCCACACCCAGTACACCCACCAGGAGCTCCTCCTGCGCGGCGCGCTGGGCATCTCCGACGACGTCGCCGTCACCCCGTCCGGCGGCTCGCTGCTCGCCGACCCGCTGTTCTCCGCGGGCCTCGAGCGCATCGGCTACGCCGCCCACAGCATCTGGGAGGGCCGCTCCGAGCGCGCCCTCGCCCACGCCACCAGCGGCCACCTGCTGCAGCAGAACCTCATCTGCCTCCTGGAAGGACGCACCGCATGA
- a CDS encoding DUF1707 domain-containing protein yields MSAPPPHPGGPAPEPATEGRRRAVWQILDNAYTDGRIGPLEHGERSREAAVSTTRDELDSLVADLNRRLFELEVRSRGLSADTPLSVRRTNARERIVAKRPPGPSTRGPAGRRRLASGLLRAVLASALAVGLIAGLDHLAGNTPSPAGDTVDRPASVEVIRTAPGPLLTAEGMTRVIDAARDQLDDPTVERLVIEGDTAHLSRPDPDDAEATLHHTFHGRWRDGITSRLPASPGFPVAAVDAETVMFAIEATPALLGAPGAVPDSVVISPGSPPSDSGPPPVYAVRVSLTDRPGWVTVGAGREILEVGDGG; encoded by the coding sequence ATGAGCGCACCACCCCCGCACCCCGGTGGGCCCGCCCCGGAGCCGGCCACCGAGGGCCGCAGGCGAGCCGTGTGGCAGATCCTCGACAATGCCTACACGGACGGCCGGATCGGCCCCCTCGAACACGGCGAGCGCAGCCGCGAGGCCGCCGTGTCCACCACCCGCGACGAACTCGACTCTCTGGTGGCCGACCTCAACAGACGCTTGTTCGAACTGGAGGTACGCAGCCGGGGCCTGTCAGCCGACACCCCGCTCTCGGTACGGCGGACCAACGCGCGCGAGCGGATCGTCGCGAAGCGACCGCCCGGGCCTTCGACGCGGGGGCCGGCGGGGCGCAGGCGCCTGGCGAGCGGACTGCTGCGCGCGGTCCTGGCCAGCGCATTGGCCGTCGGCCTCATCGCCGGCCTGGACCACCTCGCCGGGAACACACCCTCCCCGGCCGGCGACACGGTGGACCGCCCGGCCTCCGTCGAGGTGATCCGCACGGCACCGGGACCACTGCTCACCGCCGAAGGGATGACCCGCGTCATCGATGCCGCACGCGACCAGCTCGACGACCCCACCGTGGAGCGGCTCGTCATCGAAGGCGACACCGCGCACCTGAGCCGCCCCGATCCGGACGACGCGGAGGCGACGCTGCACCACACCTTCCACGGTCGATGGCGGGACGGGATCACCAGCCGGCTGCCCGCGTCGCCCGGTTTCCCTGTAGCCGCGGTGGACGCGGAGACCGTGATGTTCGCGATCGAGGCGACGCCCGCCCTGTTGGGAGCGCCCGGGGCAGTTCCGGACAGCGTGGTGATCTCCCCTGGTTCACCCCCTTCCGACTCCGGGCCCCCGCCCGTCTACGCGGTCAGGGTCTCACTCACGGACCGACCCGGCTGGGTCACGGTCGGCGCCGGTCGCGAGATCCTGGAGGTCGGCGACGGCGGTTGA
- a CDS encoding Ig-like domain-containing protein → MTNVIQGVKVIAYTNLEWMKEFHPSCFERQSGGWTISGHRIGSPGEVSSTSPRTYSPTSRASELDFTFGTEGGQATTRVELADVLPRLRINGGNGDGLTTTWTETYKVTCAPGALSSGGFTWDDSRARNIPWTTAGPSITVRPALTTTSTTLAVDPGPEESSESVLTATVANGRNGDVVEFFDGEVRLGVGTVTGGVSTLPWRPGAGTAGQPFAIAAKYLGSADHAPSESAPATGTVAGDTTAPAPPSDLVIAPQPVDPGQLVAVSGQAEPGSSVTVFLGDESRCSATAGPEGDFSCSFAVLETENGLPVTAIATDASGNSSQPGDAGPLAVNDKTPPAIPSGVVMLPAAADPGETVTVTGEAEPGSTVSVVVDGEQVCSVTADLVTGEFSCEFIVTEEMDGQMAAVIATDAAGNPSEPATVGPIGVNDVTPPLPPTDLRVQPNPANHGGAVTVSGKAEPFSTVRVYVGAAEDPACFATANAAGEFACSFTAVEEWNGLPVTATATDAAGNVSDEAPAGTLGVAPSQPPVTVTATTTAIEVTTAVETTTQTSTATVVETTTEVVPTTVPTTVVATTTELVPTTEIETETLPPTTVRETTTAVETSTVTETPPTVTETLPPTTVRETTTQLVPTTAIETETETTTQLVPTTAFETETETTTAVETSTVTETPPTVTETETLPPTTVRETTTAVETSTVTETPPTVTETLPPTTVRETTTQLVPTTAVETETETTTQLVPTTAFETETETTTAIETSTVTETPPTVTETLPPTTVRETTTQLVPTTAIETETETTTAVETSTVTETAPTVTELVPTTIVQSTTELVPTTVIPPTVTITEVETSTSTTTSTATQVEVTTEVSTTTQTATSTVTSTSVATTTVVPEWFGSIGSGSAGNGGGADPGSADIGLAGAISGLLEMAFGSLGVTAGSVASGSTGESGSLAAEGLGSLDGASGSISGGGGDGGSGADGTGSGGVGAIAFGSLGPLGSSDVAGSTGAFGSTGGLGSLAVGSLAVGALAVGGVLHGVNTGAIRLDPVMLPPLPRELAVLLGAGVPAGRDEVPVAPGPLVGNGRG, encoded by the coding sequence GTGACCAACGTGATCCAGGGTGTGAAGGTCATCGCCTACACGAACCTGGAGTGGATGAAGGAATTTCATCCCAGTTGTTTTGAGCGTCAGAGCGGCGGGTGGACGATCTCGGGACATCGGATCGGGTCGCCCGGTGAAGTGAGTTCAACGAGCCCGCGGACCTACTCGCCGACCAGCCGGGCCAGCGAACTCGACTTCACGTTTGGTACCGAGGGCGGTCAGGCCACTACCAGGGTCGAATTGGCAGACGTCCTACCGAGGCTGAGGATCAATGGCGGCAACGGAGACGGCCTGACCACCACGTGGACCGAGACGTACAAGGTCACGTGTGCACCCGGGGCACTGAGCTCCGGCGGGTTCACGTGGGACGACTCGAGGGCTCGGAACATTCCGTGGACGACAGCGGGCCCGTCGATCACGGTGCGGCCTGCGCTGACCACCACCAGCACTACGCTCGCGGTTGACCCCGGCCCCGAGGAGAGCAGCGAGTCCGTTCTCACCGCGACAGTGGCTAACGGCCGGAACGGCGATGTCGTCGAGTTCTTCGACGGCGAGGTCCGGCTGGGCGTCGGAACCGTCACAGGCGGCGTCTCGACCCTCCCGTGGCGGCCCGGCGCAGGGACCGCTGGCCAGCCGTTCGCCATCGCCGCGAAATATCTCGGCTCCGCCGACCACGCGCCGTCCGAATCAGCTCCGGCCACCGGAACTGTCGCCGGCGACACCACCGCGCCCGCCCCGCCCTCTGACCTGGTAATCGCCCCGCAACCTGTCGATCCGGGACAGCTCGTCGCGGTGTCGGGCCAGGCCGAGCCAGGGTCATCGGTAACCGTCTTTCTCGGCGACGAAAGCAGGTGCTCTGCCACCGCCGGCCCCGAGGGCGATTTCTCGTGCAGCTTCGCGGTACTGGAGACCGAGAACGGCCTGCCCGTCACGGCGATCGCAACCGATGCATCGGGGAACTCGTCCCAGCCGGGAGACGCCGGACCACTGGCGGTCAACGACAAGACCCCGCCCGCGATACCGTCCGGAGTCGTGATGCTTCCCGCAGCGGCAGACCCTGGCGAGACCGTCACGGTCACCGGCGAGGCCGAGCCGGGGTCGACCGTGTCTGTCGTCGTCGACGGTGAGCAGGTGTGTTCTGTAACAGCTGACCTCGTCACCGGCGAGTTCTCCTGCGAGTTCATCGTGACCGAGGAGATGGATGGCCAGATGGCCGCCGTCATCGCCACCGACGCGGCGGGGAACCCGTCGGAGCCGGCCACGGTCGGCCCGATCGGCGTGAACGATGTGACGCCCCCGCTGCCGCCCACCGACCTGAGAGTGCAGCCGAACCCCGCCAATCACGGCGGAGCGGTGACGGTCTCGGGAAAGGCGGAGCCCTTCTCCACGGTCCGGGTGTACGTGGGCGCAGCTGAGGATCCGGCATGTTTTGCGACGGCCAACGCGGCAGGGGAGTTCGCCTGCAGTTTCACCGCGGTAGAGGAGTGGAACGGGCTGCCAGTGACGGCGACCGCGACGGACGCGGCCGGGAATGTCTCGGACGAGGCACCCGCAGGGACGCTCGGCGTCGCGCCATCCCAGCCCCCTGTGACGGTGACCGCGACGACCACCGCGATCGAGGTGACCACTGCCGTGGAAACCACTACTCAGACGTCGACTGCCACGGTGGTGGAAACGACGACCGAGGTCGTGCCGACCACGGTGCCGACGACGGTGGTGGCGACCACCACCGAGTTGGTGCCGACGACGGAGATCGAGACGGAGACGCTGCCGCCCACGACGGTCCGGGAGACGACGACGGCGGTTGAGACGTCGACGGTGACGGAGACTCCGCCGACGGTGACGGAGACGCTTCCCCCGACAACGGTGCGGGAGACGACCACTCAGTTGGTTCCGACTACGGCGATCGAGACCGAAACCGAGACGACGACTCAGCTGGTCCCGACGACCGCCTTCGAGACTGAGACGGAGACGACGACGGCGGTTGAGACGTCGACGGTGACGGAGACTCCGCCGACGGTGACGGAGACGGAGACGCTTCCCCCGACGACGGTCCGGGAGACGACGACGGCGGTTGAGACGTCGACGGTGACGGAGACTCCGCCGACGGTGACGGAGACGCTTCCTCCGACGACGGTCCGGGAGACGACCACTCAGTTGGTTCCGACCACGGCGGTCGAGACCGAAACCGAGACGACGACTCAGCTGGTCCCGACGACCGCCTTCGAGACTGAGACGGAGACGACGACGGCAATTGAGACGTCCACGGTGACGGAGACTCCGCCGACGGTGACGGAGACGCTTCCCCCGACGACGGTCCGGGAGACGACGACGCAACTGGTGCCGACGACAGCGATCGAGACCGAAACCGAGACGACGACCGCGGTGGAAACCTCCACGGTGACTGAGACGGCTCCGACGGTGACCGAACTCGTCCCGACGACGATCGTGCAGTCCACGACTGAGTTGGTGCCGACCACCGTCATCCCGCCGACCGTGACGATCACGGAGGTCGAGACCTCGACGTCGACGACCACCTCCACGGCCACGCAGGTCGAGGTGACCACAGAGGTCTCCACCACCACCCAGACGGCGACGTCCACAGTGACCTCGACGTCGGTGGCCACCACGACCGTGGTGCCCGAGTGGTTCGGGTCGATCGGCTCGGGATCCGCCGGGAACGGGGGCGGTGCCGACCCGGGCAGCGCGGATATCGGGTTGGCCGGTGCGATCAGCGGTCTCCTCGAGATGGCCTTCGGTTCGCTCGGTGTCACCGCTGGTTCGGTGGCGAGCGGGTCCACCGGTGAGAGCGGCTCGCTCGCGGCGGAGGGACTCGGTTCACTCGACGGCGCGTCCGGTTCGATCTCGGGCGGTGGGGGAGACGGCGGCAGTGGTGCCGATGGCACCGGATCCGGCGGGGTCGGCGCGATCGCGTTCGGATCGCTGGGTCCGCTGGGGTCGTCGGATGTGGCCGGCTCGACAGGTGCGTTCGGCTCCACAGGCGGGCTCGGTTCCCTCGCCGTGGGATCGCTGGCTGTCGGTGCGCTCGCCGTGGGAGGCGTGCTCCACGGGGTCAACACCGGCGCGATCCGGCTCGACCCGGTGATGCTGCCGCCGCTGCCCAGGGAGCTCGCCGTGCTGCTGGGGGCGGGCGTGCCGGCGGGCCGGGACGAGGTGCCGGTGGCGCCGGGCCCGCTCGTCGGCAACGGCCGCGGCTGA
- a CDS encoding Zn-ribbon domain-containing OB-fold protein, translating to MTSREIVVDITPPDEPVLSASLAPSFDYTRSTGPVLGAFFTGLRERRLVGNRDSRGTVHLPPVEFDPHTRRALTESVEVGSGSAIEGLVVAWTWVPAPTEVNPLDTPFAWALVRFDGADTAMLLPLAADGPEAVSTGMRVRLRWAAERTGTIHDIACVVPADAPGESGGDDEALQTSDDPVTIVVTPIGLAVTHTAGPAESEFLRAIVQGRMLGRRRSNGPEVYVPPRDYCPSDGVAMGEYVEVADVGTVTTFGIVNVPFAGQQIKPPYVTAYILLDGSDVPIQHLVLGCEASEVRMGMRVRAVWTPESERPASMKAIAHFEPTGDPDADPDTYADHL from the coding sequence GTGACATCCAGAGAGATCGTTGTCGATATCACCCCACCGGACGAGCCCGTGCTCTCGGCGTCCCTGGCACCGTCGTTCGACTACACACGGTCGACCGGCCCCGTGCTGGGAGCGTTCTTCACCGGCCTACGCGAGCGACGCCTGGTCGGTAACCGCGATTCCCGCGGCACCGTGCACCTGCCGCCGGTCGAGTTCGACCCCCACACGCGCCGGGCCCTCACGGAATCCGTGGAAGTGGGATCCGGTTCCGCGATCGAGGGCCTCGTCGTCGCATGGACCTGGGTTCCCGCCCCCACCGAGGTCAACCCGCTCGACACCCCGTTCGCGTGGGCGCTCGTGCGGTTCGACGGTGCGGACACCGCCATGCTCCTGCCCCTGGCCGCCGACGGCCCCGAGGCGGTGAGCACAGGCATGCGCGTGCGCCTGCGGTGGGCCGCCGAGCGCACCGGGACCATCCACGACATCGCGTGCGTGGTCCCCGCCGATGCCCCGGGCGAGTCCGGTGGCGACGACGAGGCCCTGCAGACCTCCGACGACCCGGTCACCATCGTGGTGACGCCGATCGGGCTGGCGGTCACCCACACGGCCGGACCCGCCGAGAGCGAGTTCCTCCGGGCGATCGTGCAGGGCCGGATGCTCGGGCGGCGCCGCTCCAACGGCCCCGAGGTCTACGTGCCCCCGCGCGACTACTGCCCGTCCGACGGCGTGGCCATGGGCGAGTACGTGGAGGTCGCCGACGTGGGCACCGTGACCACGTTCGGCATCGTCAACGTCCCGTTCGCCGGTCAGCAGATCAAGCCGCCGTACGTCACCGCCTACATCCTGCTCGACGGCTCCGACGTGCCCATCCAGCACCTGGTGCTGGGCTGCGAGGCGTCCGAGGTGCGGATGGGGATGCGCGTGCGCGCCGTGTGGACGCCCGAGTCCGAACGGCCCGCCTCGATGAAGGCCATCGCCCACTTCGAGCCCACCGGCGATCCCGACGCCGACCCCGACACCTACGCCGATCACCTGTAG
- a CDS encoding DUF1707 domain-containing protein: protein MAQHRIRASDPQRVEAWEQLDAAAADGRLDPVDHLHLGWQVRSSGYVDELRAILADLPAPARSPSEVAGDHPTPVVRSRRASRDPLDTAKLVGVSTLAGLTLVAGGVLALRDGAFASLLSGTEDTITSSSVGEVLSSARARFGDARVVSFDIRGDHALLLIEDPADPGAVDSWRRDNLGEWAAEGEAFRPVDDLSVGMESIDVTAALEAARASAAENGLSDADLVGIDVGPDALAQPTYEITVTREGDRGHIVVGHDRNVREVGVPR, encoded by the coding sequence ATGGCGCAGCATCGCATCCGCGCGAGCGACCCCCAGCGCGTCGAGGCGTGGGAGCAGCTCGACGCCGCCGCCGCAGATGGGCGCCTCGACCCCGTGGATCACCTCCACCTCGGGTGGCAGGTGCGGTCGAGCGGATATGTCGACGAACTCCGGGCGATCCTCGCGGACCTGCCCGCCCCGGCCCGGTCGCCTTCGGAGGTGGCGGGCGACCACCCCACTCCGGTCGTCCGGTCCCGCCGCGCGTCACGCGACCCGCTCGACACCGCCAAGCTGGTCGGCGTCTCGACCCTGGCGGGGCTCACCCTTGTCGCCGGCGGGGTCCTCGCGCTGCGAGACGGTGCGTTCGCCAGCCTCCTTAGCGGCACCGAGGACACGATCACCTCGAGCAGCGTCGGTGAGGTCCTCTCCTCTGCGCGCGCGAGGTTCGGTGACGCTCGTGTGGTCTCGTTCGACATCAGGGGCGACCACGCCCTCCTCCTCATCGAGGATCCGGCGGACCCCGGGGCGGTCGACTCGTGGCGACGCGACAACCTGGGCGAGTGGGCCGCCGAAGGGGAGGCTTTCCGCCCGGTTGACGACCTCTCGGTCGGAATGGAGTCCATCGATGTGACGGCCGCCCTGGAGGCGGCTCGAGCCTCCGCGGCGGAAAACGGGCTCTCGGACGCAGATCTCGTGGGGATCGACGTGGGCCCGGACGCGCTCGCCCAGCCCACCTATGAGATCACCGTGACTCGTGAGGGTGACCGCGGGCACATAGTGGTGGGACACGACAGGAACGTGAGAGAAGTCGGCGTCCCCCGATGA
- a CDS encoding LLM class F420-dependent oxidoreductase produces the protein MKFALQLGYWGAQPPTNHADLVVAADRAGFDTVFTAEAWGSDAFTPLAWYGSLTERIRLSTAVVQLSARTPTATAMSTMTLDHLSGGRFALGLGVSGPQVVEGWYGQPFVKPLARTREYIDIIRQVLRREAPVTSDGPAYALPYQGDDASGFGKPLKPILHPLREDVPIWLGAEGPKNVALAAEIADGWLGFLASPRTAHEFNAWLDEGFARPGARRTREDFEVAFLCQLHVTDDRRGVLDAYKPFTALYAGGMGAEEKNFHAEAFRRMGFGDDVDRITELFRSGRKDEAAAAVPDEMVEATAIIGDADSVRSQIAEWEAAGITMLVVTARSVEEIETLAQFID, from the coding sequence ATGAAATTCGCGTTGCAGCTCGGATACTGGGGCGCCCAGCCGCCCACCAACCATGCCGACCTCGTGGTGGCGGCGGACAGGGCGGGCTTCGACACCGTCTTCACCGCCGAGGCCTGGGGTTCGGACGCCTTCACGCCGCTGGCCTGGTACGGCTCGCTCACCGAGCGCATCCGGCTGTCGACGGCCGTCGTGCAGCTCTCCGCGCGGACGCCCACGGCCACCGCCATGAGCACCATGACCCTCGATCACCTGTCGGGCGGACGCTTCGCTCTGGGGCTGGGTGTGTCCGGGCCGCAGGTGGTGGAGGGGTGGTACGGCCAGCCGTTCGTCAAGCCGCTGGCGCGGACCCGCGAGTACATCGACATCATCCGCCAGGTCCTGCGCCGCGAGGCGCCCGTCACCTCAGACGGCCCCGCGTACGCCCTGCCCTATCAGGGCGACGACGCCTCCGGATTCGGCAAGCCGCTCAAGCCGATCCTGCATCCACTACGCGAGGACGTGCCGATCTGGCTGGGCGCCGAGGGGCCCAAGAACGTGGCCCTGGCCGCAGAGATCGCCGACGGCTGGCTGGGCTTCCTGGCCTCGCCGCGCACCGCCCACGAGTTCAACGCGTGGCTCGACGAGGGGTTCGCCCGACCCGGGGCGCGCCGCACCCGCGAGGACTTCGAGGTGGCTTTCCTGTGCCAGCTCCACGTGACGGACGACCGCCGCGGCGTCCTCGACGCGTACAAGCCGTTCACCGCCCTGTACGCGGGCGGCATGGGCGCCGAGGAGAAGAACTTCCATGCCGAGGCGTTCCGTCGCATGGGCTTCGGCGACGACGTGGACCGCATCACCGAACTGTTCCGGTCCGGCCGCAAGGACGAGGCCGCCGCCGCGGTGCCGGACGAGATGGTCGAGGCCACCGCGATCATCGGGGATGCCGACTCGGTGCGGTCGCAGATCGCCGAGTGGGAGGCCGCGGGCATCACCATGCTCGTGGTGACCGCCCGGTCGGTCGAGGAGATCGAGACGCTCGCGCAGTTCATCGACTGA